Proteins encoded within one genomic window of Lysinibacillus sphaericus:
- a CDS encoding acyl-CoA dehydrogenase, protein MNFQLTEEHEQLREMIRDFALNEVAPTAAERDENEEFDRAIFDKMAELGLTGIPWPEEYGGAGFDYLAYVIAVEELSRVCASTGVTLSAHTSLAGWPLYKFGTEEQKQKYLRPMAEGKHIGAYGLTEPGSGSDAGGMRTYAKRDGDDYILNGSKIFITNGGVADTYIVFAVTDPEAKNGTSAFIVEAGFAGFSVGKKEKKLGIRSSPTTEIIFDNCRVPKENLLGAEGDGFKIAMTTLDGGRNGIAAQAVGIAQGALDAAVEYAKERVQFGKPITANQGVSFKLADMATQIEASRLLTYQAAWLETNNLPYGKASAMAKLMAGDTAMSVTTEAVQVFGGYGYTKDYPVERFMRDAKITQIYEGTQEIQRLVISRMLTK, encoded by the coding sequence ATGAACTTTCAATTAACAGAAGAACATGAACAATTACGTGAAATGATTCGCGACTTTGCTTTAAATGAGGTAGCACCAACAGCCGCAGAACGCGATGAAAATGAAGAATTTGATCGTGCCATTTTTGATAAGATGGCTGAATTAGGCTTAACAGGTATTCCGTGGCCAGAAGAATATGGTGGTGCAGGCTTTGACTACCTTGCCTATGTCATTGCTGTTGAAGAATTATCTCGTGTATGTGCTTCGACAGGGGTAACATTATCTGCTCATACTTCTTTAGCAGGTTGGCCGCTATATAAATTTGGTACTGAAGAACAAAAACAAAAGTACCTGCGACCAATGGCAGAAGGCAAACATATCGGTGCTTATGGTTTAACAGAGCCAGGTTCTGGTTCGGATGCTGGTGGTATGAGAACGTATGCAAAACGCGATGGCGATGATTATATTCTAAATGGTTCAAAGATTTTTATTACAAACGGTGGCGTAGCAGATACATATATCGTATTTGCAGTAACAGACCCAGAAGCGAAAAACGGCACGTCCGCTTTTATCGTTGAAGCAGGTTTTGCAGGTTTTTCAGTCGGTAAAAAGGAGAAAAAACTAGGGATTCGTTCATCACCGACAACAGAAATTATTTTCGATAACTGCCGTGTACCAAAAGAAAACTTACTTGGGGCTGAAGGAGACGGCTTTAAAATTGCAATGACAACACTTGATGGTGGACGTAACGGCATTGCAGCTCAAGCAGTAGGAATTGCGCAAGGTGCTTTAGATGCTGCGGTTGAATATGCCAAAGAGCGTGTACAATTCGGTAAGCCAATTACTGCAAACCAAGGTGTGTCCTTTAAATTAGCGGATATGGCAACGCAAATTGAAGCATCTCGTCTGCTTACATACCAAGCTGCTTGGTTAGAGACAAACAATCTTCCTTACGGTAAGGCATCGGCAATGGCAAAGTTAATGGCTGGTGATACAGCAATGAGCGTCACAACTGAGGCAGTTCAAGTCTTTGGTGGTTATGGTTACACGAAAGATTATCCAGTAGAACGCTTTATGCGTGATGCGAAAATCACTCAAATTTACGAAGGTACACAAGAGATTCAACGTCTTGTTATCTCGCGTATGTTGACGAAATAA
- a CDS encoding acyl-CoA dehydrogenase, with protein sequence MHLQFTDEQLMMRDMVRDFSQEKIAPWVERMEAGEFPRELLTQMGELGLMGITTPEELGGSAMDFTSYIIAINELSKVSAVMGVILSVHTSVGTNPIIYFGNDEQKQRYVPKLAAGEYLGAFCLTEPSAGSDAGSLQSKAVRDGDEYVINGSKVFITNGGEADVYIVFASTNQAAKTRGISAFIVEKGTPGLIIGKDEHKMGLHGSRTVQLTFDNCRIPVANLLGEEGEGFKIAMANLDVGRIGIAAQALGIAEAALEAATAYAKERVQFGKPIAVQQGVGFKLADMATAVEAAKLLVYRAADLRAKGLPCGAEASMAKLFASRTAVQTAIEAVQIFGGYGYTEDYPVERYFRDAKVTEIYEGTSEIQKLVISKYLI encoded by the coding sequence ATGCATTTACAATTTACGGATGAGCAATTAATGATGCGTGATATGGTGCGCGATTTCTCACAGGAGAAAATCGCACCGTGGGTAGAACGAATGGAGGCTGGTGAGTTTCCGCGTGAACTGCTTACACAAATGGGTGAATTAGGTTTAATGGGCATCACAACCCCAGAAGAACTAGGTGGCTCTGCGATGGATTTTACTTCGTATATTATCGCAATCAATGAATTATCAAAAGTGAGCGCAGTGATGGGTGTTATATTATCAGTACATACGTCTGTAGGTACAAACCCAATTATTTATTTTGGTAACGATGAGCAAAAACAACGTTATGTTCCGAAGCTAGCAGCAGGTGAATATTTAGGGGCATTTTGTTTAACAGAGCCAAGTGCGGGTTCGGATGCAGGCTCTTTACAGTCAAAAGCAGTACGTGATGGTGATGAATATGTCATTAACGGCTCAAAAGTATTTATTACAAACGGAGGCGAAGCAGATGTTTATATCGTTTTTGCCTCCACTAATCAAGCTGCAAAAACACGTGGCATTTCAGCATTTATTGTTGAAAAGGGTACGCCGGGCCTAATTATAGGCAAGGATGAGCACAAAATGGGGCTACATGGTTCACGTACGGTCCAATTAACATTTGATAACTGTCGAATTCCGGTCGCTAACCTTCTAGGGGAAGAAGGAGAGGGCTTCAAAATCGCAATGGCAAATTTGGATGTGGGGCGCATAGGAATCGCGGCACAAGCTTTAGGAATCGCTGAAGCAGCTCTTGAAGCAGCGACTGCATACGCCAAAGAGCGTGTGCAATTTGGCAAACCAATCGCCGTACAGCAAGGAGTTGGCTTTAAGCTAGCCGATATGGCAACGGCTGTAGAAGCGGCAAAATTGCTTGTGTATCGTGCAGCTGATTTACGTGCGAAAGGTTTACCATGTGGAGCAGAGGCATCAATGGCAAAACTCTTTGCTTCTCGAACAGCTGTACAAACAGCGATTGAAGCCGTACAAATTTTTGGTGGCTACGGTTACACCGAGGATTATCCAGTAGAACGTTATTTCCGTGATGCTAAAGTGACAGAAATTTACGAAGGTACAAGTGAAATTCAAAAACTAGTGATTAGTAAATATTTAATTTAA
- a CDS encoding 3-hydroxybutyryl-CoA dehydrogenase → MGIQKVMVIGAGQMGSGIAQVCAQAGYDVLLNDIQQSFFERGLSVITKNLTRDVEKGRKTADEKMAILSRIQMSLDLKDASDVDIIIEAAVENMEVKQSIFKQLDTIAPAHAILATNTSSLPITEIAAVTNRPEQVIGMHFMNPVPVMKLVEIIRGLATADEVYKAVEEMTVKLAKTPVEVNDFPGFIANRILLPMINEAIYALYEGVASKEAIDDVMKLGMNHPMGPLTLADFIGLDTCLSIMEILHEGLGDSKYRPCPLLRKYVAAGWLGKKSGRGFYVYE, encoded by the coding sequence ATGGGAATTCAAAAAGTAATGGTAATTGGTGCAGGGCAAATGGGTTCAGGGATTGCGCAAGTTTGTGCACAAGCTGGCTATGACGTGTTATTGAATGATATACAGCAATCCTTTTTTGAGCGTGGATTAAGCGTTATCACAAAAAACTTAACACGTGATGTTGAAAAGGGTCGTAAAACAGCAGATGAAAAAATGGCTATTCTAAGTCGCATTCAGATGTCACTAGATTTAAAGGATGCTAGTGATGTTGATATTATTATCGAGGCAGCAGTTGAAAATATGGAAGTGAAGCAATCCATTTTCAAGCAATTAGATACAATTGCACCTGCTCACGCCATACTGGCGACAAATACATCATCTCTGCCGATTACAGAAATTGCAGCAGTCACAAACCGGCCAGAGCAAGTAATCGGGATGCACTTTATGAACCCAGTACCTGTTATGAAGCTTGTCGAAATTATTAGAGGTTTAGCGACGGCTGACGAGGTTTACAAAGCTGTGGAAGAAATGACTGTAAAGTTAGCAAAAACACCAGTGGAAGTAAATGATTTCCCAGGCTTTATTGCAAACCGCATTTTACTGCCGATGATTAATGAAGCAATTTATGCATTATATGAGGGAGTTGCATCGAAAGAAGCGATCGACGATGTGATGAAGCTGGGCATGAATCATCCGATGGGGCCATTAACATTAGCAGACTTTATCGGCTTAGATACATGTTTATCTATTATGGAAATTTTACATGAGGGCCTAGGTGATAGTAAGTACAGACCTTGTCCTTTATTACGCAAATATGTAGCAGCAGGTTGGCTAGGTAAAAAATCAGGAAGAGGCTTTTACGTTTACGAATAG
- a CDS encoding acetyl-CoA C-acetyltransferase: MNRAVILAGARTAFGKFGGSLSTLSASDLGAIAIKGALEKANIAPDAVGEVILGSVLQGGQGQIPSRQASLKAELPVAVKTETINKVCASGMRAVTLADQLIRLGDEEVMIAGGMESMSNAPYYLQNGRTGLRMGDSTMVDGMLYDGLTCAFNQARPPMGSYGNKAAGEFSLSRQEQDAWAVRSHERAIAAIEQGYFAEEIVPVQIAQRKGDPLVVNTDEAPRPGTTQEVLSKLKPAFEKDGSITAGNAPGVNDGACALVIMNEDRAIREGREPLAVIIGHAELAIEPENFPQTPGLVINSLLKKTGKSLADIDLIEINEAFAAVALISNQLANLDAEKVNVNGGAVALGHPIGASGARIILTLAHELKRRGGGIGIAAICSGGGQGDAIMIEVPKQRGHE; the protein is encoded by the coding sequence TTGAATAGAGCTGTAATATTAGCAGGAGCAAGAACGGCATTTGGTAAATTTGGTGGTTCACTTTCCACTCTTAGCGCCAGTGACTTAGGTGCTATCGCCATTAAAGGCGCATTGGAAAAGGCAAATATCGCTCCAGATGCAGTAGGTGAAGTAATTTTAGGGTCAGTTTTACAAGGTGGGCAAGGACAAATACCATCAAGACAGGCTTCACTGAAGGCAGAATTACCAGTAGCAGTCAAAACTGAAACGATTAATAAAGTTTGTGCGTCGGGGATGCGCGCAGTAACATTAGCCGATCAGTTAATTCGTTTAGGGGACGAAGAAGTAATGATTGCTGGTGGTATGGAATCGATGTCAAATGCACCGTATTATCTTCAAAATGGTCGCACAGGTTTACGAATGGGCGATTCAACAATGGTAGACGGCATGCTTTATGACGGTTTAACTTGTGCCTTTAATCAGGCAAGACCACCTATGGGGAGCTACGGTAATAAGGCAGCAGGTGAATTTTCCTTAAGTCGTCAAGAACAAGATGCGTGGGCTGTCCGCAGTCATGAACGTGCGATTGCAGCCATTGAACAAGGTTATTTTGCCGAGGAGATTGTGCCTGTACAAATCGCACAACGTAAGGGTGATCCGCTTGTAGTCAATACCGACGAAGCACCAAGACCTGGCACTACGCAGGAAGTGCTCTCTAAGCTCAAGCCAGCCTTTGAAAAGGATGGTTCCATAACAGCAGGCAATGCACCAGGTGTCAATGATGGCGCATGTGCTCTTGTCATCATGAATGAAGACCGCGCAATACGGGAAGGTAGAGAGCCACTTGCTGTCATTATCGGTCATGCAGAACTGGCAATTGAACCAGAAAATTTCCCGCAAACACCAGGTCTTGTGATTAACAGCCTACTAAAAAAGACGGGGAAATCATTAGCAGACATCGATTTAATTGAAATCAACGAAGCCTTTGCAGCAGTAGCGCTTATTAGCAATCAGTTGGCAAATCTTGATGCAGAAAAAGTAAATGTCAACGGTGGTGCAGTAGCCCTAGGTCATCCGATTGGCGCATCCGGTGCACGCATTATCTTAACACTGGCACATGAATTAAAACGCCGTGGTGGTGGAATCGGGATTGCGGCAATTTGTTCAGGTGGCGGGCAAGGCGATGCCATAATGATTGAAGTACCAAAACAAAGGGGACATGAATAA
- a CDS encoding heterodisulfide reductase-related iron-sulfur binding cluster — protein MSPLVIANIVLTVVVVLYAVGLFIYLLKTRYKFVQLGKKVEFDESVQERIRYLMVNVFGQNKLLKDPKSGLIHVMFFYGFLMVQLGAIDLIWKGLVPGSHLPLGMFYGVFTFFQELVVLMILVAVVWAFYRRYVEKLVRLKRGWKNGLVLIFIGGLMLSTLLANGMGLIWHGEGLTYTEPVASSIAAIFSFLPTSAAATVFYIAWWAHLLILLTFLIYVPQSKHFHLIVSPINVYMNRLDRTGTLTPIDFEALEEAGENAESEDDIPSIGVGRIQDFTQKQMLDLYSCVECGRCTNMCPATGTGKMLSPMDLIVKLRDHLTFTGAVVTKQKPWVPYQFFANTKGNQLAMAAGAEGAVIEDIYSPSLIGDVITEEEIWACTTCRNCEDQCPVMNEHVDKIIDLRRYLTMTEGKVNSDAQRAMTNIERQGNPWGLNRKEKENWRDLDPTIHIPTVKELKKSGEEMEYLLWVGSMGAFDNRSQKIALAFCRLMNEAGVKFAILGNKEKNSGDTPRRLGNEFLFQELATANIDEFEKNDVKKIVTIDPHAYNIFKNEYQDFGWKGEVYHHTELLNQLIEENRLVLNYEVEETIVFHDSCYLGRYNDVYDAPREILRGIPGVKLVEMERNRETAMCCGAGGGLMWMEEHVGNRINVARTEQALATNASVISSGCPYCLTMLEDGTKAKEVEDTISTFDVAELLERSVFGEKVKTVADNVDELTEEMLEEVVASVDSQEQDKNEELNAEK, from the coding sequence ATGAGTCCATTAGTAATTGCAAACATTGTTCTAACAGTCGTGGTTGTGCTTTATGCAGTAGGGTTATTTATCTATCTGTTAAAAACACGCTATAAATTTGTGCAATTGGGGAAAAAGGTTGAGTTTGATGAAAGTGTCCAAGAACGCATTCGTTATTTAATGGTGAATGTGTTTGGTCAAAATAAGCTGTTAAAGGATCCTAAAAGTGGTTTAATTCACGTGATGTTCTTTTATGGTTTCTTAATGGTTCAGTTAGGGGCTATCGATTTAATTTGGAAGGGGTTAGTACCAGGCTCTCATTTACCACTTGGCATGTTCTATGGTGTATTCACATTCTTCCAAGAGCTAGTAGTATTAATGATTTTAGTGGCGGTTGTCTGGGCATTTTATCGTCGCTATGTGGAAAAACTAGTACGTCTAAAACGAGGCTGGAAAAATGGTCTTGTATTGATTTTTATTGGTGGCTTAATGCTTTCAACATTGCTGGCAAACGGTATGGGTCTTATCTGGCATGGCGAAGGTTTAACGTACACAGAGCCTGTTGCTTCTAGCATTGCAGCAATTTTTAGTTTTTTACCAACGTCTGCAGCAGCAACTGTTTTCTATATAGCATGGTGGGCTCATTTATTAATATTATTAACGTTTTTAATTTATGTACCGCAATCGAAGCATTTCCACTTGATTGTCAGCCCTATCAATGTGTATATGAACCGCTTAGATCGCACAGGTACGTTAACGCCAATCGACTTCGAGGCGCTTGAGGAAGCTGGTGAAAATGCTGAAAGTGAAGACGATATCCCATCTATCGGGGTAGGACGTATTCAAGACTTTACGCAAAAACAAATGCTAGATTTATATTCTTGTGTAGAATGTGGCCGTTGTACAAATATGTGCCCAGCAACAGGAACTGGCAAAATGCTTTCACCAATGGATTTAATCGTCAAGCTTCGGGATCATTTAACATTTACGGGTGCGGTTGTAACAAAGCAAAAACCGTGGGTGCCTTATCAATTTTTTGCAAATACAAAGGGCAATCAGCTTGCAATGGCAGCAGGTGCTGAAGGGGCAGTAATTGAGGATATTTATAGTCCATCATTAATCGGGGATGTCATTACCGAGGAAGAGATTTGGGCATGTACGACTTGCCGTAACTGTGAAGATCAATGTCCTGTTATGAACGAGCATGTCGATAAAATCATTGACTTACGTCGCTACTTAACGATGACGGAAGGAAAAGTAAACTCAGATGCACAGCGAGCAATGACAAACATTGAACGCCAAGGAAATCCTTGGGGACTAAATCGAAAAGAAAAAGAAAACTGGCGTGATTTAGACCCAACAATCCATATTCCAACCGTGAAGGAACTGAAAAAATCAGGCGAGGAAATGGAGTACTTGTTGTGGGTAGGCTCTATGGGTGCTTTTGATAATCGCTCTCAAAAAATTGCTTTAGCTTTCTGCCGTCTAATGAACGAAGCGGGCGTGAAGTTTGCAATTCTAGGAAATAAAGAGAAAAACTCAGGGGATACACCACGTCGTTTAGGAAATGAATTTTTATTCCAAGAGTTGGCAACAGCCAATATTGATGAGTTTGAGAAAAATGATGTAAAGAAAATCGTCACAATTGATCCGCACGCATATAATATCTTTAAAAATGAATATCAAGATTTTGGTTGGAAAGGCGAAGTCTATCACCATACGGAATTACTAAATCAATTGATTGAAGAAAATCGTTTAGTACTGAACTATGAAGTAGAGGAAACAATTGTCTTCCACGACTCTTGTTATTTAGGTCGTTACAATGATGTCTACGATGCGCCACGTGAAATTTTACGAGGCATTCCAGGTGTGAAGCTGGTGGAAATGGAACGCAATCGTGAAACAGCCATGTGCTGTGGCGCAGGTGGTGGCTTAATGTGGATGGAAGAGCATGTTGGCAATCGCATCAATGTAGCACGAACAGAGCAGGCGTTAGCAACGAATGCTTCAGTTATTTCTTCAGGATGCCCATACTGTTTAACGATGTTAGAGGACGGTACAAAGGCAAAAGAGGTTGAAGATACTATCAGCACATTCGATGTAGCAGAATTACTAGAACGCTCTGTGTTTGGGGAAAAAGTGAAAACTGTTGCAGACAATGTTGATGAACTAACAGAAGAAATGCTAGAAGAAGTGGTAGCATCTGTTGACTCACAAGAGCAAGACAAGAATGAAGAGCTAAACGCAGAGAAATGA